Below is a window of Synechococcus sp. RSCCF101 DNA.
GCTGTGCCGAACTTTGAATCAGCCCTGGGAAACAGCAGGGCCAGCTCCTGTCTCGACTGCAATTTCAGCAGCCTCCTAGGGCCGTTCTTGGTGAGATGACCTCAGCGGTCTATTGTCTTTGTCTTCCGGCTCGCTGTCAGCACCTTGGCTTGCCTTGCTGACCAGCCAGACTTATCACCGGTACCAAGGTTGCGGCGACAAGTCCAGCCGCGAAGCCATTGTTGTAGAGATTGAGACCGGCGTGATTGAATCCCACGGTTCGAACCGCCGACGAATGAATGAACCCGGCCACCACGCCCCAGACCCATCCGAACTGGCCCGCGATGGGTGCCAGTGAGGTGCCGAACAGGCTGGCCAGCACCGTGGACGGATCGGTGAGGCTCCAGGGCTTGGCGATGGACCCCAGGGCAACGCCCAGAATGATGGGCGTGATGTTCAGCGGATGTTTGCCATAGGCAGCAAAGCCAACGACGGTGAACAGGCCGCCCAGGGTCGGCCCATTGAGGTCGGCATGAATCAGCAGGAGATACGCCAGGGCCACCAGACCGCTCAACCCCATGTTCACCAACGTGGGCCCGATTCCGTAGATCGCCACGAAGTCACTGGGGGCCCGTCCGGGTGACTGAACCAGCGACCGAAGCGAGCGGAGAGCACAAGAGTCGAGCAGGCAGCCTGTGAGCACCAATCCGCCCAGGAAAGGCAGAGAAAAGGCCAGCAGAAGAGCATTGTTTCCCGTGGTCCAGATCATCACGGGATCCGGAACAAAGCCGTAGGACTTGTAGAGCGCCACCACCAGCGTCCCGACGATGCCGGCGGTGAAGCCGAGGTTGTAGAGATTGAAGCCGTCGTGAGCACGGAACAACTGGGTTGCCGCGCTCGGCACCACAAAGCCCAGCAGAAGGCCTGTGATCAGGGAGAGGGGAATGCTGACAGCGAGCCCAATGCTGGTGCTGAACAGAATTTCGGTGACGATGGGAGCCAGCGCACAGCTGAACAGGGCCACGGGGAGCTGGCTGCCAAAGTCCGCACGCCTGATTCTGGCCGAGAGCCACACCCCAGCGATGATCGGCCAGATGTTGAGTAGATTCTTGCCAAACAGCCCGAATCCGATCAGCAGAAACAGACAGGCCATGGCTCCTCCTGACACGGCTGTTCGATACCGGTAGAACAGGCCGCAGGCCACCAATCCCAGCAGGCCGGCGTTCACTGATGCGGCACCGATTCCTCCGACGCCCATGTAATCGGTGATCAGAGAGTCCCGTGTGAGAAGGATGGCCACCAGGCCCTGCAGGATCTCGGGTATGGGATCCACCATCAGTCCGAAGACAATGAAGGCGATGGAGCACGCCACCACAACACGCAGCAGTGTGCGAGACGCTGCATCCGCTGCGTCTGGCTTGATGCTGAGGCGATCCTGTGCCACTGCTGATCCTCATGCCTGCCGATCCTATGGTCCGATGCTGATGTCAGTTCCTGTTCACCGTTCTCCTGTCTCCCCCCTACCCTGACGCCACGATCGAACCCCCACTGCCGTCATGGCTCTTCCCAGGGACTTGAGTCCCATCCTCGTGCGAGGCCTTGCCTTCCCTCTGGTGGCTCTGAACCTGTGGGTGTTCAGCTCGCTGTACCGAGCCTTTGAGGGGATCTTCACCGTTTTTGTTCTCGCCGGTGTCTTCGCCCTGATCCTGAATCTCCCTGTCAGGCTGCTGCAGCGGCGGCTGCGGTTGCGTCGCAGCATGGCGATCGGTGCTGTGGTGGCCTTCTTCCTTGTGGTTGTTCTGTTGGTCACCTTGTTGCTTGCCCCATTCCTCCTGGCCAGGTTGGTGGCCCTGAGTGCCGCTCTTCCAGACTGGATCGATGCAGCCTCACTGCGGCTGGATCAGTTCGACAGCAGTGTGGGTGCCCTTGGCCTGTCCTTGGATACGGATCTGATTCTTGACGAGAAAATCGCCACCATCAAGGGTCAGGTCTCGTCTCTGCTTCTCAGTATCCCATCGCGTGTTCTTGGATCCGTCGGCAGCTTTCTCAGTCTGTTCTTCCTGATTGTTCTGACGGTCTTCTTCCTGATTTACGGTGGCGAGCTTGTTCGCAACTGCCTTGTCTCATGGTTGCCTGAGGAACGCGGTGTTGCGGTTCTGCAGGTGCTACGCCGCAACTTCAACAGCTTCATCTTCAATCAGTTGATTCTCGCGGTCGTCCTGGCTGTTGCCCTCGCCGCATCTCTGTTCGTGGTCGGTGCTCCCTTCCCCGTCCTGGCCGGTACGGTGGTTGGGCTGATGGGCTTCATCCCTTTCGGTGCGATCGTTGGTGTTCTTGGCGTGAGCCTGCTGTTCATGCTCAAGAGCCTTCAGCTGGGCCTCACGGCCTTTGCGGTGCTGATCGTTGTGGACCAGCTGATTGAGAACATCCTGCCTCCACGTCTGCTGGGCAAGCTGACTGGCCTGAACCCGATTGTCATTCTGTTCTCGGTCATGGTCGGTGCCACCATCGCCAACTTCATCGGCATCATCACGGCGGTTCCCATCGCAGCAACGATCAAGGAGCTCCTTCTGGTTCCTCAACCGGTCAGGCCGCAGCTCGAGGAGGCGTCCTAGTTGGGGTCGCTGCGATGTCGGATCTGCCGATCTCAGGGGCTGAAGCTGAAGCGAAGGCCCGTTGAGAAGATGGCGTTCACATTGGGGTTGCTCTCCACCACCGTCTTGCTGCGGTAGCGCAGCACTGCGCGCGTATCCCAGGCCAGGCGCTGCGTGATCGGGATCCTGAGCGATGTGTCCAGCAACAGATAGGTGTCCGTGATGTCGCTGATGTCTGAGGCCACGCCCAGAAGTGGTGACAGCCTGGCGGCTCCCACGGGCACATCACGCCCCACCAGAAGCAGCGCCAGTGACGGCTTCACGTCGTTCTGCAGCTCCTCAAAGTTGATGGAGTCATAGTCGTAGCGCGGACCGACCCCGAGCTGCAGATCGATAAAGCTGGACGGATCATCGCCACGCCAGAGATTGCGCCCGATTCCCGCCACGGTCTGCGTGACCAGGGTCAGATCGTCATCATCGTCTTGCGCGGCAAAGGTGGAGGAGTTCAGCGCCGTGAGATTTCCTGCCATCAGGTGCCATCCTGGATTCAGATGGTACCGATAGATGAGGATCGATTCGGCGAATGGCTGTATTCGCTTCACGTCCCGATCACTGTCATACCCCCCTCCGTAGATCCCCGTCAGGTAGAGGTCCTGCCTTGGCCACTGCTTGTAGCCATCTAGGCTCACGGTCAGGGTGGCTGATGTGTCGATGAACGAGCTGCCGCTCAATCCCGCTCCAACCGCCAGGTCCAGCGGTTGCTCCGCGAAGGGAAAGGCCTCCGTGGTGTCCTGATGCAGCAACGCCTGGCTTGTGGCGAGCTGCTCTGAGCCGACCTCGCTCTCACCGATGGCCTGATTGGCCAGGCTCAGTTCCAGCAGCAGCTGGGCCTGCTCCTCCCGGCTGATGGCTCTGGCGCCGCTGGCGCTCTTCTCGACCTCTGATGCTGCAGCCTGCAGATCCTCTTGCGCCTGCCCATCGTTGCCAAGCCGGTGCTCGGCCCGTGCCAGCGCGATCCGTAGCCGCACGTTGGCTGCCAGATCATCCCCATTCTTCAGGCCCTGCCTCACCTGCTCCAGGGGGCCATCCAGGCTCAGGGAACACGATCGTTCGATGCAGGCATCAACCAACGCCAGGATCAGCCGGGTCCTTTCCTCCGAGGCCTCCATGCCCTGGATGATCTGAAGGCTCACCTGCAGATCAGCTTCCGCGGCGTGGGGCGCGCTGCTCGCCGGTCCAGGACCAAGACCGATCAGCACCGAGGCGGACAGGACGCTCAGCACAGCCCCCTGTCGAGCTCGTGGCCTGTCCTGGCGGTGATGCCTGGTCACGGCCCCGTGCCGAGCGAGAGGGCGCAGGTTACACAGCAGTAGCCCCACTCAAGCTCTGGCGCGCACCGGATCACCGCTGAGCCGGCATGCGTTGCCGGTCCGGTTTGGACAACCCAGACTCTGCCGGGATCCCTTCGGCTGATCCGCGTCTGAGCCGTCATCCCAAGACATTCGCTCCGAAGCCTGATGCCTCCTGCTGCGCAGTCGACGACCCTCCCCACGGCACACCGCCTCTACGGCTGGCTGATGCTGGCCTCTCTGCTCACACTGATCGCGTTTGCGCTGCCCCCGCCGCTCGATCGCATCGATAAGGTCGGCTTCACCGTTGTGGTTCTGCTCCAGATCCAGCTCCTCGGAGGGATGAGCCCGAGGCAGAGCCGCAACCGCAGCTTCCGGCTCCTGGGCTGGTTGTCGGCGGTGAGTCTGTGGCTCTGGCTGCTGACACCCGTGGATCTCAGAGGCTCCGGGATTCCCGTTCTGGTGATCTGGATTCTGTTTCAGGCGTATGCGTACTGGCGTCTGATCACCCGCCTCGGGCAGGAGCCAAAGGTCACCGCCTCGGTTCTCCTCGGTGCGATCTCGGGCTATGTGCTGCTCGGGCTCACGGCGAGCCTGCTGATGTGCGTGATCGAATCGATCAACCCCGGTAGTTTCAGCGGTTTGCCGGCATCGCCGCTTGCGGATCCCCGCCCTGAGGCCACCAGCCTCACAGTCACCCAGGTCAATTTCGTTCACCTGGCCTACTTCGCCTTCGTGACCATGACCACCCTTGGCTACGGAGACGTTCTGCCTGTCACACCCGTGGCGCAGATCGCCGTGATCCTGTTCAGCATCCTTGGCCCTGTGTACCTGGCCGTCATGCTGGGTCTGTTGATCGGTCGCTACCTCCAGCAGGAGAGCGATGCCGTGTCCTGATCTCCTCCATCGCGCTCGCGCTGCATGACCGCCTCACCCTTGCCCCCGATCTCCGGTCGTGAAGCCGACCTGCTGAGGCTGGTTCAGGCGCCCGGGCCATCCAGCCCGCCTCCGCCGAATCGGCGTCTGGGCGACATCCAATCGTGCTTCGCCTGCGCCCTGCACATGCATCAGCCCACCATTCCTGCCGGAGCGGAGGGTGAGCTGATCTCCCATCTGCAGTTCATGGTCGACCACCCGGATGAGGGTGACAATCACAACGCCGCCGCCTTCGCCGATTGCTATCGCCGCATGGCGGAGATCATCCCCGAGCTCATCGCCGCGGGACACCATCCGCGCATCATGCTCGATTACTCCGGCACCCTGCTCTGGGGGCTGGAGCAGATGGGGCGATCCGACATTCTCGATGCCCTCCGCAGCCTCACCTGCGACCCACAGTGTCAGGACCATGTGGAGTGGCTGGGCACGTTCTGGGGCCATGCGGTGGCACCCTCCACCCCCATCCCGGATCTCAGGCTTCAGATTCAGGCCTGGCAGCATCAGTTCGCCGCCCTGTTCGGTGATCAGGCGCTGCAGCGGGTGAGGGGCTTCTCGCTGCCGGAGATGCATCTGCCCAATCATCCCGACACGCTCCATGCTCTGGTTGGCGCCCTGAAGGACTGCGGCTATCGCTGGCTGATGGTTCAGGAGCACAGCGTGGAGACTCTTGATGGCTCCCCTCTGCCGCAGAGCCAGAAGTACTCCCCCAATCGGCTGCTGGCGCGCAGCTCCAGCGGTGCGGAGGCCTCCATCCTGGCCCTGATCAAGACCCAGGGCTCGGACACGAAACTCGTGGGCCAGATGCAGCCCTGTTATGAAGCGCTGGGACTGTCCCGGCAGCTGCTCGGCGACATCACGATCCCTGCCATCGTCTGCCAGATCGCCGATGGTGAGAACGGCGGCGTGATGATGAACGAATTCCCCGGTTCGTTCCAGCAGGCGTATCAGCGTCTGGCTTCCGAGCCGGGGGATGGCCCGGCAACCGTGGCGATCAACGGCAGCGAGTATCTGGCGCTCCTGGAGGCCGGGGGCATCGACCCTGCGGCCTACCCAGTGATCCAGGCCGTGCAGCAGCACACGCTCTGGTCGCGTGCCGGCGATCCGCCCAATCCGGAGTCGGTGGCTGCAGCGATCCGTGAGCTCAAGGCTGCGGGTGGCTCCTTCTCAATGGATGGCGCCTCCTGGACGAACAGCATCAGCTGGGTGAGCGGCTACGAGAACGTTCTCGAGCCGATGCAGGCGCTCAGCGCCCGCTTTCACGAGCTGTTTGACCCCTGGCTGGTCGAGGACCCTTCCCTCACCAGCACACCCCACTATCAGGACGCTCTGCTGCATCTGCTGCTGCTGCAGACCAGCTGCTTCCGCTACTGGGGCCAGGGCACCTGGACCGACCACGCCCGCGAGATCCATCGCCGCGGCCTGGCTGCGCTTGAGCGGGCGCAGCAGGTCCGGGAGCTGGTGCCAGCCTCCTGAGCCATCCGGGCGGGTGGCCCCGGCCTATGGCGGTGCGGTGGCGTGGAGTTCCAGCACGGTGGGTCCCACCCAGTAGCTGCCCGGCATGGATCGTGCAGCCTGCATCTCCTCCTCAGCCTGGCTGGCCTGCTCCGCGCTCCAGTGTCCCTGGCGGATGAGCTCCCTCCCGTAGATCCGCACGAACCGTTCCAGCCACCGCGCCCAGGGATCTCCGCCGCGGCCGAGCACGGGCAGCGGCCGGAGCTCGTCGATCCGGAAGCCGCGTTCCGCCAGGCGATCGGGCAGGCGCCGGTTCACATTCGGGTCGCCCCCCGAGGCCCGGAAACTGGCCATGGATGCCGCACCGAAGGCGGCGATCGCCTCGCCGTGGGGATGCAGAGCGAAGCTGGCCCAGTGCACGTATTCATGGGCCACGAACCGGCCCCCCGGGCGAAGACTCCTGCCGAGCAGATCGAGCAACGGCTCCAGACGCGGCAGAAACATCGCCACCCAGCGGCTCCAGGCCAGGTCAAATCCCGCCGGCACGGGCGCATCGATCGCCAGGTCGTGCTGACGGACCTCCAGCCAGGGCGCGTGTCGCGCCGCGACGGCCTGGGCTTCCTGCACGTAGGCGGCACTCTTCTCCAGGGCCAGCACATGGCCGGAGGGCCCCACCGCACGGGCCAGCTCGAGGCTGCAGTCGCCGGCGCCGGCTCCCAGATCGAGAACCCGGCAGCCCTCTTTCAGCCCTGCCCGGTGCCAGGCGGCCTGGGCGGATGGCAGCCACAGCTCGCTCTGTTGCCTGAGCCGCTCCCGCTCTTCCGCATGGGTGCCCAGGACGTAGGTGTCGTTGCCCATGGCTCAGAAGCGGGGCGACATCCTCGCGGCCAGCAGCAGCAGCCACCAGGGCGCCCGCAGGTCGGGGATCCAGCCTGTGCGTGTCGCCAGGGAGGGCAGTGCGAACGGCAGCACCGCCCGCAGTGAGCGCAGCGAGACCGGGCGCCGGCCTTCCGCGTCCACCACCCCATATCGGGCGGCCAGCTCGGCCACGATGCCCACCCTCCCGGTTCGCCGGAGCACGTTGGGGTCGGCCGCCAGGGCGGCGATCACCCGACCGGTGAGCAGCGGCGTTTCCCAGTTGGTCTGACTGGCCAGGGAGCGCAGCAGCGGGTCGCTCGAGTTGGCGTCACGGCTCTCCTCCGCCAGCTCGCGGATGTGCTCGGTGCCCACCACACCAGGCCAGAGGGAGAGGGAGGTCACCCCGCTGGGTTTGAGCTCGGCAGCCATCTCGGCCGCGAGGCGGTCGCAGGCCGCCTTGCCCACGCCATAGGCGACACCGAACAGGGGCAGCAGACCGCCCCATGAGGAGATGGTGCAGATCAGGCCGCTGCGCCGGGGCACCATCAGCCGCGCCGCCTGAACCGAGGCGATGTAGTGGCTGCGCAGACCGGCGTTGTTGCAGGCATCCCACGCGCCCGGATCGCTCTCCCAGAAGCTCTTGCCGATCGACTGCCGCAGCGCGCGCACACCGCCGTAGACGTTGTTGACCAGCACGTCCAGCCGGCCGTTGCTCTCCCGCTCGATCCGGGCGAACAGCGCCTCCACCTGGGCGTCATCGGCATGGTCCACCGCCACGGGAATGCAGCGCCCACCGGCGGCCTCCACCTCCTGGCAGGTCTCCGCGAGCGCGCCGCCCACGGCATCACTGCTGGCGCCGCTCTCCAGGCTGCGTGCCGTCACGAATACCGTGGCACCGGCCTCTGCCAGGCCCACCGCGATGCCTCGGCCGATGCCCCGGCTGGCTCCCGTCACCAGTGCCACCGTGCCGACCAACTCCCTGGGCATCGATGGCGTCCCGCACTTGTCTCAGTGTGGTGCCGGGACGGTCGGTGCGACTCAGTATTCGAGGCGAATCAGCTGATCGACGCGAAATGCCGGACCGCTCTCTTCCGGTGGGTCGAGCTCCTCATCCAGTTGGATGCCGGTCGCTTCGATGTCGTAGCCGGTGAGTTGAGGATCGCACCCCTGTGATCGGAGCAATCGGCGGTGATCCTCCATCATCGGCTCAATGGGGCTGGAGGCGGCTTCCAGTTCCGCGAGGAGTTCCTGTGTGGTGTCGCTGCAGGCCTGCGACTGGGCTCTGGACAGTCCCGCTGTCGAGACGACGGCCAGGAGAGCCACGACCATCACAACGCCGCATCGTCCCGGGCGCTGAACCATGGGCCATGTCTGCTGCGCGAGGTGATCCATGTCCTGAGCCGATGACTGTTGTGTGGATGTCGTCAGTGAAGGAATCGATGCTTGCCGATGTGGGCTTCCCACTCCACAATCCGCGCTGATTCGGCCAGCATCCCATCCTGTGAGCGGGGGCTGGAGCCAACAATGCGTTGCGCTTCCGCCAGGCTGCTGGCCTCAAGGATCCAGAGACCCGTTCCATCGTGAGGGGCGAACGGGCCGCAGGCCAGCAGTGTGCCCGCCTCCTCCTGTTGCTTGAACCAGGTGAGCTGGTTCTGGTCGTGCTCAGGATGGGCTCGTTTGTAGTCGTAATAGTCGGCTCTTGTTGCCACGATCACGGCATAGAGAGTCACGATGGCGTCCAGGAAGGCAGGAGGGGGGTGATCTTTGAATCCTATGCGCGATCGTCCAGATCAGCTGCAGATGCTCCCTTGGCGGCATGGCAGGATCGCCTTGGCTTCCCGAGCCTGGAGACGGCAGCACACCTGCTCTTATCCCCGGATGCTGATCACAACCTTGCCACGGGCGCGCTTGGTGGCGACGTAGTCAATGGCTTCGATCACGTCGTCCAACGCATAGGTTCGATCCAGCACTGGCTCGATCTGGTGCGTCACGACGCAATCGATCAGCTGTTGCAGGCGTGATGCGCTCTTCTCCAGCTCAACGATCAGCTCGACAGCATCATCCTTCTGGCTGACCAGCATCGCCCGGAGAAAGCCCCAGCCATCCGCGGCACTCGCTAGAACGAGTTTCCCGTTCTCCGACAGGAGCCGCTTCATCCGGCTCGGGCGATGCTGGCCGATCAGATCGAACACCAGGTCAAAGGTCTCGCTCAGCTCAGTGATGTCCTCGCGCTGATAGTCGATCACCCGGTCGGCTCCGAGAGCCCGCACGAGGTCGTGATTGCGGCCGCTGCAGACGGCCGTGACATGGGCACCCAGCGCTTTGGCCATGGGAATCGCGAAGGTTCCGATGCCGCCGGAGGCGCCGTTGATCATGACGCGATCACCATGCTGGATTGCCCTGTAGTCGTGGATGCCCTGGTAGGCGGTGAGGCCGGCGACGCCGAGCGCGCAGGCCTGCTGGTGCGTGAGTGAGGCCGGCTTGTGCACCAGGCACTCCGTGCTCACCAGTGCAAACTCCGCGAACGAGCCGACCAGGTCGGGCGCCATCAGCCCGCAGACCGCATCGCCAGCTGCAAAGCCGGGCACATCATCGGCCACAGCTTCCACCACGCCCGAGAAATCGGCACCCAGGCCGGTGTGTTTCGGCTTGAGCAACCCCAGCGACAATCGCACCAGGAAGGGCTCGGCCTTCATCAGGCGCCAGTCCAGAGGATTGACCGACGCCGCGTGAACCTGAACCAGCACCCGCCCCGGCTGCAGTTCCGGCTTGGCGACATCTCTGAGGGACAGGACCTCCGAATTGCCGTAGCGGTCGAAATACAGCGATCTCACTGAGGTCGTTTCCTGTGTGGTGAGGCTATCCCTGGTGACGCGTGCGGCCGTCGTGATCAGCACTCCCTGATCATTGATAGGGCTCAGGTTCCGGCCCTCTGCAGACCGTTGCCGTTCAGCTGCCACCGCATGACCCGGCCGGTTGCTGCTTTATGACGCTGATGCGCGATGCCGGGTTCGAACCAGCGACATCCTGCTTGTAAGGCAGGCGCTCTACCGCTGAGCTAATCGCGCGTCGGGTCATCCTCCCACCGGCGTGTGACGCTCTGCAATGGACTGCTGGTCTCAGGCTGAGATCCCATAGCGTGCGGCCTCAGTTCCGGGTTGGTTGTGCCTCAGGCGACAGAGCAGGGCGTGGTGCGCGCCCCTGTTGCTCCCTCTCATCAGGCCCCGGCGCGGCTGTCGGCAAGGCGCCTGAAGACCGGCGTCCAGGTGCTGGTGGCCGTGCTGCTGCTCGGGCTGGCCGCCACTCTGCTGCAGGCCTACGGAGTGGGCCCACTGCGGGCGCAGGTGGAGCAGATGGGCCTCTGGGCGCCGCTGCTGCTGGTGGCCCTGCGCATCACCAGCGTGGTGATCCCGGCGCTGCCCGGCACGGCCTATTCGATTCTGGCCGGGGCACTGTTCGGGTTCCGCCAGGGCCTGGTGCTGATCTGCCTGGCGGATCTGATCTCCTGCTCCCTCAGCTTTCACCTCTCACGCCGCTACGGGCGCGGGCTGGTGACCCGCCTGGTGGGGGCCCGCTTCATGGGCCGGGTGGACGGCCTCAGCCGCCAGCACCTGGAAGGAAACGTGGTGTTGATGACCGCGTTCCTGATGAGCGGATTCTTTGATTTCGTCTGCTATGGCGTGGGCCTGACCCGCACGGCCTGGCGCCGCTTCCTGCCGGCTCTGATCGTGAGCATCCTGCTCTCCAATCCACCGATCGTGGCCCTCGGCGCCGGGGTGCTCGATGGCGGCAAGCGCCTGCTGGGCTTCGCCCTGCTGGGCACCTTCGCCCTCGCCCTGCTGACCGGGTGGATCAGAGGCCGCCGGTCACCGCCCAGCGCAGCAGCAGCAGCACCTGGCCTCCCGGGCCCCGGCCGCTGATCAGCTCGCCGATCAGGGCCGCCGCGAAGCCGAGCATCGCCACCCGGCCGTTCAGGAGTTCCACCCCGGCCAGGGCCTGCACATTCCAGGGTCGCGGCGTCGTCATGCTGCGGCCGAACGGCTCCACCGGCTCATACACGAAGGACTCCTGGCTGGGCTCGCTCATCCGGCTGGGCGTTCACAAGGCCCGAATCCTGGCAGGGTTGCGGCGGGCCTGACGTCTCAGCGCGCCTCACGGACGAGCCAGCGCTCCTCGATCAGTAGTCCGCCCCCTGCATGGCCATGCTCTCGGCGAAGCGCACCACCTGGTTGCGGCCCGATTCCTTGGCACGGTACAGGGCCAGATCGGCGCTCTTGATCACTTTCCAGAAGGAGCTGGCGTCTTCAGGAAACAGGCTCACGCCCACGCTCACGGTCTTGCTGAAGCGCTCCTTGCCGGCCGTGAACACCTTCTTCTCGAAGGCCTCGCGGATCTTTTCGCCCACCATCATCGCGCCGTTCTCATCGGAGTTGTAGAGGAGCACGATGAACTCCTCGCCACCGAAGCGGATCGGGATGTCCGCTTCGCGGATGCACTCGTTCATGGTCTCGGTGAGGCCCCGGATCACCACATCGCCGATGTCGTGACCGTAGGTGTCGTTCACCATCTTGAAGAAATCGATGTCGAGCATCAGCACGCCCAGGCTGGTCTTGGCGCGCATCGCCTGGGGCAGGGCCTTGTCGATGTATTCCTCCAGGTATTTGCGGTTGTAGAGACCGGTGAGCGGATCGCGGCGCGACTGCTCGGTGAGCAGCGCGGTGAGCAGCTGGCTCTCGATCACCGGCTTGGCGGCATCGAGGTAGCTGAGGATCGTGGGCACCACCCGCCGGATCCGCGTGACTTCACCCGCCTCGGCCGGCCGGATGGCGATCAGCAGCCCCACCTCCTTGTTGATCGAAAACGGCACGCACACATAGGCCGCATCGCTGCTCTGGGTGCAGTTGTCGCAGACGTGGTTGAAGTCGTCGGAGTAGATCACCGTCTGCGTGCGGTAGGCCCGGCATTCGTTGATGTCGGCATCCACGGCCGCTGAATGCCACATGCCCGGGTCGCTGGCGTGGACCAGGGCACGCGTCTTGCGTTCGGAGCTGGTCTCGTAGATAGCGAAGTGCTGGATCGCCAGCTTGTCGTGAATCACGTAGGCGATGCGGTTGTAGACCTCGTGCTTGGAGCGGTCGAATTCGATCGTGCGTTTGAACTTGTAGATGTCCGCCAGCTCGCTGATGATCTCCTTCGAGCGGATCAGGGGATTCTTGTTGTAGAGGCTGCTGTCCTGTGTGAGCAGGGTGGTGATCTTCTCGTCGATATCAGTGATGGTGCCCTGCATCTTCGAGTAGAGCTCGTTCTGCCGTTTCGCCACCTCGCCGCCCTCGTCGGTGAGGGAGGTCTGGACCAGGCCGGAGAAATCACCGTCGCTGGCTTTCCCGATCGAGGTCTGGAGGGAGCTGAACAGCTCCAGGTAGGGATGGATAAAGTGATTGGTCACCAGGATCGCGATCGCCAGGAACAGCAGCGAGGCTCCCGCGATCGGCAGGATGGTGATGATGCCGGTGTTGCGGGCGTCGCTGATGTTGAACACCATCGAGAGGGCGCCCAGCACGTCGCCCTCACTGGCGGTGTGGCATTGCAGGCAGTTGGGCGTCCCGAAGGCCGAGGCCACGTAGGGAATGGTCACGCGCAGGCTGGCCTCCTGCGGGCTTTCATCCAGCACCTCCGCCCGTTCGCCGGTGTTGAGCACCTGCACGTCGACATCGTCGCGCGGCACTTCGTTGTACATGCTGGGGCCCATCTCATCGATCACGCTCTGGGAGCGCACCAGCCAGAGGTCGCGGATGTTCTGGGTCTGGCTGATCTGAACCAGATAGAACTGGATCTGATCCTCCGTCCAGCCGTTCACCATGTGTGAGGTGAGGGCATCGCGCACCAGCTCGGCGGTGAGGCTCGATTTCTGCTTGGCGCTCTCGATGCCGTAGCTGCGGAAGTTGAGCGCCACCACCGTGGTGATGATCAGCATCAGCACGGTCAGCGTGACCCCGATCGCCGTGAGGATCTTCCGCTTGGCGTTCATGGCGGCCACGGGCCCGGTTGCGGCTCCTGCTCAACTGTGGCCAGCGCCCGGGCCGCTGTCTGCCCCTGTCAGGGCCAGGCGAAAGACAACGCAATGCCCGGCCGCAGCCGGGCGGCGCGGTTCAGGAATGGACCCAGTCCACCCGGATCGACTTGCGGCTGTTGAGGTAGCGGTCGATCGCCATGGCGGCAATGCAGCCGTCGGAGGCGGCCACCACGGCCTGCTTGAAGGGGGTGTTGCGGATGTCGCCGATGGCCCAGACCCCGTCCACCGAGGTGGCCATGCAGTCGTCGACCTTCACGCCGCCGTCCTCGTTCACCTCCACCTGGCCGCCGACGAAGTCGGTGATCGGCTTGGAGCCGGCCATGTACACGAAGACCCCATCCACGGCCAGATGCG
It encodes the following:
- a CDS encoding DUF1576 domain-containing protein, with amino-acid sequence MAQDRLSIKPDAADAASRTLLRVVVACSIAFIVFGLMVDPIPEILQGLVAILLTRDSLITDYMGVGGIGAASVNAGLLGLVACGLFYRYRTAVSGGAMACLFLLIGFGLFGKNLLNIWPIIAGVWLSARIRRADFGSQLPVALFSCALAPIVTEILFSTSIGLAVSIPLSLITGLLLGFVVPSAATQLFRAHDGFNLYNLGFTAGIVGTLVVALYKSYGFVPDPVMIWTTGNNALLLAFSLPFLGGLVLTGCLLDSCALRSLRSLVQSPGRAPSDFVAIYGIGPTLVNMGLSGLVALAYLLLIHADLNGPTLGGLFTVVGFAAYGKHPLNITPIILGVALGSIAKPWSLTDPSTVLASLFGTSLAPIAGQFGWVWGVVAGFIHSSAVRTVGFNHAGLNLYNNGFAAGLVAATLVPVISLAGQQGKPRC
- a CDS encoding AI-2E family transporter; the protein is MALNLWVFSSLYRAFEGIFTVFVLAGVFALILNLPVRLLQRRLRLRRSMAIGAVVAFFLVVVLLVTLLLAPFLLARLVALSAALPDWIDAASLRLDQFDSSVGALGLSLDTDLILDEKIATIKGQVSSLLLSIPSRVLGSVGSFLSLFFLIVLTVFFLIYGGELVRNCLVSWLPEERGVAVLQVLRRNFNSFIFNQLILAVVLAVALAASLFVVGAPFPVLAGTVVGLMGFIPFGAIVGVLGVSLLFMLKSLQLGLTAFAVLIVVDQLIENILPPRLLGKLTGLNPIVILFSVMVGATIANFIGIITAVPIAATIKELLLVPQPVRPQLEEAS
- a CDS encoding DUF481 domain-containing protein, translated to MSLQIIQGMEASEERTRLILALVDACIERSCSLSLDGPLEQVRQGLKNGDDLAANVRLRIALARAEHRLGNDGQAQEDLQAAASEVEKSASGARAISREEQAQLLLELSLANQAIGESEVGSEQLATSQALLHQDTTEAFPFAEQPLDLAVGAGLSGSSFIDTSATLTVSLDGYKQWPRQDLYLTGIYGGGYDSDRDVKRIQPFAESILIYRYHLNPGWHLMAGNLTALNSSTFAAQDDDDDLTLVTQTVAGIGRNLWRGDDPSSFIDLQLGVGPRYDYDSINFEELQNDVKPSLALLLVGRDVPVGAARLSPLLGVASDISDITDTYLLLDTSLRIPITQRLAWDTRAVLRYRSKTVVESNPNVNAIFSTGLRFSFSP
- a CDS encoding potassium channel family protein, with translation MPPAAQSTTLPTAHRLYGWLMLASLLTLIAFALPPPLDRIDKVGFTVVVLLQIQLLGGMSPRQSRNRSFRLLGWLSAVSLWLWLLTPVDLRGSGIPVLVIWILFQAYAYWRLITRLGQEPKVTASVLLGAISGYVLLGLTASLLMCVIESINPGSFSGLPASPLADPRPEATSLTVTQVNFVHLAYFAFVTMTTLGYGDVLPVTPVAQIAVILFSILGPVYLAVMLGLLIGRYLQQESDAVS
- a CDS encoding glycosyl hydrolase family 57, whose translation is MTASPLPPISGREADLLRLVQAPGPSSPPPPNRRLGDIQSCFACALHMHQPTIPAGAEGELISHLQFMVDHPDEGDNHNAAAFADCYRRMAEIIPELIAAGHHPRIMLDYSGTLLWGLEQMGRSDILDALRSLTCDPQCQDHVEWLGTFWGHAVAPSTPIPDLRLQIQAWQHQFAALFGDQALQRVRGFSLPEMHLPNHPDTLHALVGALKDCGYRWLMVQEHSVETLDGSPLPQSQKYSPNRLLARSSSGAEASILALIKTQGSDTKLVGQMQPCYEALGLSRQLLGDITIPAIVCQIADGENGGVMMNEFPGSFQQAYQRLASEPGDGPATVAINGSEYLALLEAGGIDPAAYPVIQAVQQHTLWSRAGDPPNPESVAAAIRELKAAGGSFSMDGASWTNSISWVSGYENVLEPMQALSARFHELFDPWLVEDPSLTSTPHYQDALLHLLLLQTSCFRYWGQGTWTDHAREIHRRGLAALERAQQVRELVPAS
- a CDS encoding methyltransferase domain-containing protein, with protein sequence MGNDTYVLGTHAEERERLRQQSELWLPSAQAAWHRAGLKEGCRVLDLGAGAGDCSLELARAVGPSGHVLALEKSAAYVQEAQAVAARHAPWLEVRQHDLAIDAPVPAGFDLAWSRWVAMFLPRLEPLLDLLGRSLRPGGRFVAHEYVHWASFALHPHGEAIAAFGAASMASFRASGGDPNVNRRLPDRLAERGFRIDELRPLPVLGRGGDPWARWLERFVRIYGRELIRQGHWSAEQASQAEEEMQAARSMPGSYWVGPTVLELHATAPP